A stretch of Spirochaetota bacterium DNA encodes these proteins:
- a CDS encoding HlyC/CorC family transporter yields MEFITNIDIELALIYFFYAAINFLLSGFFGSSETIFLSLNKILLYARQSKGEFTAKILIFLVERSSQFITSIVILNNVTIILSTLFVSKIFIEAVHVPMFWVPFWATLFMTPCTLVFAEVLPKSLGHPFADVLAYHFASIWFVLYIVMFPIAWIFRKIAQIFSYLIGYHEKIELGMAQNEFQGLLDISLKSGALNTGERKFINNILGFREIQASEAMTPLAQLVCIEQNQTVFNTLDIMKKHKISILPVYQSRIDEPIGRVRAKDLINADPQDTVFQYVQEAFFVPETAYLEKVLVQMQRRNMPLAFVADEYGGIVGVLRVEDIVSEIVGEVVDEGEIDFKILSDGSILANGLCDIDDLFEELKLDFLNIDSKTLSGFMMEELGRMPKIGDIVFKKPWYFETISLQGRRIDEVIIKKTMKKKHENNNKAE; encoded by the coding sequence ATGGAATTTATTACAAATATAGATATAGAATTAGCATTGATTTATTTTTTTTATGCTGCTATTAATTTTTTATTAAGTGGATTTTTTGGTAGTAGTGAAACTATTTTTTTATCCTTAAATAAAATATTATTATATGCTAGACAAAGTAAAGGTGAATTCACAGCAAAAATATTAATTTTTCTTGTAGAAAGATCATCACAATTTATTACAAGTATTGTTATTTTGAATAATGTAACTATTATTCTTAGCACTTTATTTGTTTCTAAAATATTTATAGAAGCTGTACATGTCCCTATGTTTTGGGTTCCCTTTTGGGCTACTTTATTTATGACACCATGCACTTTGGTTTTTGCAGAAGTACTACCCAAATCCTTAGGACATCCTTTTGCAGATGTATTGGCATACCATTTTGCGAGTATTTGGTTTGTTTTATATATTGTTATGTTTCCTATTGCTTGGATTTTTAGAAAAATTGCTCAAATTTTTTCCTATTTAATTGGATATCATGAAAAAATAGAATTAGGTATGGCTCAAAATGAATTTCAAGGATTGTTAGATATTTCTTTGAAAAGTGGAGCATTGAATACAGGTGAAAGAAAATTTATTAATAATATTCTTGGCTTTAGAGAAATTCAAGCAAGTGAAGCTATGACACCACTTGCACAATTAGTATGTATAGAACAAAATCAAACAGTATTCAATACATTAGATATTATGAAAAAACATAAAATTTCTATTTTACCAGTATATCAATCTAGGATTGATGAACCTATTGGTAGAGTACGAGCAAAAGATCTTATTAATGCAGATCCTCAAGATACAGTATTTCAATATGTACAAGAAGCATTTTTTGTGCCAGAAACAGCTTATCTTGAAAAAGTCCTTGTACAAATGCAACGACGAAATATGCCTTTAGCTTTTGTTGCAGATGAATATGGTGGAATAGTAGGTGTACTTCGTGTAGAAGATATTGTTTCAGAAATTGTAGGTGAAGTTGTTGATGAAGGTGAAATTGATTTCAAAATATTATCTGATGGAAGTATTTTAGCAAATGGACTTTGTGATATTGATGATCTTTTTGAAGAACTAAAATTAGATTTTTTAAATATAGATTCTAAAACCTTAAGTGGTTTTATGATGGAAGAATTAGGTAGAATGCCGAAAATTGGTGATATTGTCTTTAAAAAACCATGGTATTTTGAAACTATATCTCTTCAAGGACGAAGAATTGATGAAGTTATTATCAAAAAAACGATGAAAAAAAAACATGAAAATAATAATAAGGCTGAATAA
- a CDS encoding PTS sugar transporter subunit IIC, whose amino-acid sequence MNIIYKFQEIGGRIAAQRHMSAIKDGIIISLPVTLAGSLFLIIRFFPIPNWDTFMQTIFGANWSLVLSYPIAATFDLIGVIACIGISYRLSESYKVDPLLGSIISLCGYFTIVPSFFLQNIEGTTEMLKITNVWRFQYTGAASLFVVLITSIFSTEIYRTIIQKGFVIKLPDMVPPNVSKSFLAVVPAFTVLCTMWIIRLLLASTPFETLHNLINTIITRPITSLGSTLPGYAILIFLKDLFWSLGIHGSNALSPVFQPLEATFRDANRIAAQMGEQLPYVISGPLWREIFTQIGGGGNTLPLVVMCAFFAKSEKIKSIGKLSLAPGIFGINEPIIFGLPIVLNPIMIIPFILSPLVGVLIAYTATSIGLVARMPGIDIPWTTPPIINAYLSSGGKISVVICQIVIIGISGLIYFPFFKIMDKQALREEQEQIIEK is encoded by the coding sequence ATGAATATTATTTATAAATTTCAAGAAATAGGTGGTCGTATTGCCGCACAAAGACATATGTCTGCTATTAAAGATGGTATTATTATATCTTTACCCGTAACATTAGCCGGGTCTTTATTCCTTATCATTCGTTTTTTCCCTATTCCTAATTGGGATACTTTTATGCAAACGATTTTTGGAGCTAACTGGTCTTTAGTATTGAGTTATCCTATTGCAGCCACTTTTGATCTTATAGGAGTCATTGCTTGTATCGGTATTTCTTATCGTTTATCAGAAAGTTATAAAGTAGACCCTTTATTAGGATCTATTATTTCTCTTTGTGGATACTTTACTATAGTCCCTTCATTTTTTTTACAAAACATTGAAGGAACAACAGAAATGTTAAAAATCACCAATGTTTGGAGATTTCAATATACAGGAGCAGCAAGCTTATTTGTTGTATTAATTACATCTATTTTTTCTACAGAGATATATAGAACTATTATTCAAAAAGGATTTGTCATCAAGCTTCCCGATATGGTACCACCTAATGTCTCCAAATCTTTCTTAGCAGTAGTTCCCGCATTTACTGTGCTTTGTACTATGTGGATAATTCGTTTATTATTAGCTTCAACTCCTTTTGAAACCTTACATAATTTAATTAACACTATCATTACTAGACCTATTACTTCTTTGGGATCAACTTTACCTGGTTATGCCATTTTAATTTTTTTAAAAGATTTATTTTGGAGTTTAGGTATTCATGGTTCTAACGCCCTCTCTCCTGTTTTTCAACCATTAGAAGCAACTTTTAGAGATGCCAATAGAATTGCTGCTCAAATGGGTGAACAATTACCTTATGTTATTAGCGGTCCATTGTGGAGAGAAATTTTTACTCAAATTGGTGGCGGTGGAAATACATTACCATTAGTCGTTATGTGTGCCTTTTTTGCAAAAAGCGAAAAAATAAAATCTATTGGAAAATTATCATTAGCTCCTGGAATTTTTGGTATTAATGAACCTATCATTTTTGGTTTACCAATTGTTCTCAATCCTATTATGATTATTCCTTTTATATTATCCCCCTTGGTAGGTGTTTTAATAGCCTATACAGCAACCTCTATAGGGCTTGTCGCAAGAATGCCTGGTATTGATATCCCTTGGACTACCCCTCCTATTATTAACGCTTACCTTTCTTCTGGTGGGAAAATTTCTGTAGTTATTTGTCAAATAGTGATAATTGGTATATCTGGTTTAATTTATTTTCCCTTTTTCAAAATAATGGACAAACAAGCTCTTCGTGAAGAACAAGAGCAAATAATAGAAAAATAA
- a CDS encoding aminotransferase class I/II-fold pyridoxal phosphate-dependent enzyme — protein MYNFNKTINRLNTYCSQWDFVKDRFGKEGLLPFTISDMDIQTSPEILEALQKRVAHGIFGYTRWNHADYKNAIISWYQKRFDCSIKEEWIAYSPNVMYGIVRILSLYNPHKDPICLITPCYDGFMKILSANKYPIKPIHQSLINEKYHLDWNDLEKALSQSKVFLLCNPNNPNGYLWSREDLTKIIELCKKYQVMIISDDIHMDFVYKPAQFIPIIKIAQEIDYLDNVVIITSSAKTFNLSSIGGAYIISPNTNKLSEYIYILGNGDSLGSTSALYITSLITGYNESEKWVDQLTEHCQQNIIFLKEYLQQQLPALKVIVPQGTYFAWIDCSNLGISMTEIQEKLINIGKVAIMDGDRYQESTPFLRMVIACPRSKVEEGLKRLVESLK, from the coding sequence ATGTATAATTTCAACAAAACTATAAATCGTCTGAATACTTATTGCTCCCAATGGGATTTTGTAAAAGATAGATTTGGTAAAGAAGGTTTACTTCCTTTTACTATTTCAGATATGGATATACAAACTTCTCCAGAAATACTGGAAGCACTACAAAAAAGAGTTGCCCATGGTATTTTTGGATATACAAGATGGAATCATGCTGATTACAAAAATGCAATTATATCTTGGTATCAAAAACGATTTGATTGTTCTATCAAAGAAGAGTGGATCGCTTATTCTCCTAATGTCATGTATGGAATTGTCAGGATTTTATCTCTGTACAATCCTCACAAAGATCCTATCTGTTTGATTACACCTTGTTATGATGGATTTATGAAAATATTATCTGCAAATAAATATCCAATTAAGCCTATTCATCAATCACTTATCAATGAAAAATATCACCTTGATTGGAATGATTTAGAAAAAGCACTTAGTCAAAGTAAAGTTTTTCTTCTTTGTAATCCCAACAATCCTAATGGATATTTATGGAGCAGAGAAGATTTGACTAAAATCATTGAACTGTGTAAAAAATATCAAGTGATGATTATTTCTGATGATATTCATATGGATTTTGTATACAAACCTGCTCAATTTATTCCAATTATAAAAATTGCACAAGAAATAGATTATTTAGATAATGTAGTAATTATAACTTCTAGTGCCAAAACATTTAATCTATCTAGCATTGGTGGAGCTTATATTATTTCCCCTAATACTAATAAATTATCAGAATATATATATATACTAGGCAATGGTGATAGCTTAGGTTCTACATCAGCATTGTATATAACATCCTTAATTACAGGCTATAATGAATCTGAAAAATGGGTTGATCAATTAACAGAACATTGTCAGCAAAATATTATTTTTCTTAAAGAATACTTACAGCAACAATTACCTGCTCTCAAGGTAATTGTACCACAAGGTACTTATTTTGCATGGATTGATTGTAGTAATCTAGGAATATCTATGACAGAAATTCAAGAAAAACTTATTAATATTGGTAAAGTAGCCATTATGGATGGTGATAGATATCAAGAATCTACTCCGTTTTTAAGAATGGTCATAGCCTGTCCTAGATCTAAAGTTGAAGAAGGCTTAAAAAGATTAGTGGAAAGTTTGAAATAA
- a CDS encoding class I SAM-dependent RNA methyltransferase has product MEFSGKESRKLKSVEREEIVRIEKFAGEGPSLAYDSTGKVLFVRYVLPGELVKVKIYKEASDYAMADPLEIIEKSPLRKDPTCEYFSMCGGCDYQMLNYDNQLEIKKQLVEETFQRIGNITFPLSGILKSPKDFEYRNNMTYKVNPRRELIGFFRKDSKSIVDIKKCALEMPIISKALNSMKIQHLENLEEYPFPKHNFKVRATTTDEIGVYWVPTKDYEDKAVYETITAANQSIKFKISKDSFFQVNPYLVPFWIEKIVDFLDQEKSEKIVDLYCGIGLITLFVSFHAKETIGVEIAKSSVLDANHNKEINNIISNVEFMLGDAGECLKQIGSADVIIVDPPRAGMDDATRELLLEYAPKKIIYSSCKVSTMARDIGILSEKYELKELYLVDMFPQTHHVELLSLLVRKEN; this is encoded by the coding sequence ATGGAATTTAGTGGTAAAGAATCTCGTAAATTAAAATCTGTAGAAAGAGAAGAAATTGTTCGTATTGAAAAATTTGCAGGAGAAGGACCATCTTTGGCTTATGATTCTACAGGGAAAGTATTGTTTGTTCGCTATGTGTTGCCTGGTGAATTAGTTAAAGTTAAAATATATAAAGAAGCAAGTGATTATGCTATGGCTGATCCACTTGAAATTATTGAAAAATCCCCTCTCCGAAAAGATCCTACTTGTGAATATTTTAGTATGTGTGGGGGATGTGATTATCAAATGTTAAATTATGATAATCAATTAGAAATCAAAAAACAATTAGTAGAAGAAACTTTTCAACGTATTGGAAATATTACTTTTCCTCTATCTGGTATTTTAAAATCTCCTAAAGATTTTGAATATCGTAATAATATGACTTACAAAGTAAATCCAAGACGTGAACTTATTGGTTTTTTTCGTAAAGATTCTAAATCAATTGTTGATATCAAAAAATGTGCTTTAGAAATGCCTATTATTTCAAAAGCATTAAATTCTATGAAAATACAACATTTAGAAAACTTAGAAGAATATCCATTTCCAAAACATAATTTTAAAGTACGAGCAACTACTACTGATGAAATTGGAGTTTACTGGGTTCCAACGAAGGATTATGAAGATAAAGCTGTATACGAAACAATCACTGCTGCTAATCAATCTATCAAATTTAAAATATCAAAAGACAGCTTTTTTCAAGTTAATCCTTATCTTGTACCATTCTGGATAGAAAAAATTGTTGATTTTTTAGATCAAGAAAAAAGTGAGAAAATTGTTGATCTTTATTGTGGGATAGGTTTGATTACTTTATTTGTCTCTTTCCATGCTAAAGAAACGATAGGAGTGGAGATCGCAAAATCTTCTGTATTAGATGCGAATCATAATAAAGAAATTAATAATATTATATCTAATGTTGAATTCATGTTAGGTGATGCCGGGGAATGTCTCAAGCAAATAGGTTCAGCCGATGTTATTATTGTAGATCCGCCTCGTGCCGGTATGGATGATGCAACAAGAGAACTATTATTAGAGTACGCTCCTAAGAAAATTATTTATTCTTCTTGCAAAGTTTCTACGATGGCAAGAGATATTGGAATTTTATCAGAAAAATATGAATTGAAAGAATTATATTTAGTAGATATGTTTCCTCAAACTCATCATGTAGAATTACTTTCTTTATTAGTTAGAAAAGAAAATTAA